In one Lycorma delicatula isolate Av1 chromosome 5, ASM4794821v1, whole genome shotgun sequence genomic region, the following are encoded:
- the LOC142325120 gene encoding nuclear receptor-binding factor 2-like isoform X2: MNKAHQNDRKAEIHIQFRRFDEALLCHQRASELLQHAMTLTNVTKALESLKLQQEYHNKQKDIIRVKKFQFDKRKKAIEHRKRKMASEKKIQESRDQDLQCAIFRAMEEADSLLDQLGPAKIDTGDISSETPPASPSSPPLQGVKRPKDDQMVIEELHTLNMQLRTLIAQLLTQLDASERQVEMLRARLRKYEPEDNLVPISTINAGSSTNVTTASVPSDMVVSSLPYLAPLEMPHFNFDNL; this comes from the exons ATGAACAAA gctCATCAGAATGATAGGAAGGCTGAAATTCATATCCAGTTTAGAAGATTTGATGAAGCATTATTGTGCCACCAGCGTGCTTCTGAATTATTGCAGCATGCCATGACCTTGACCAATGTCACCAAGGCTTTAGAATCGCTTAAACTGCAACAAGAATACCATAATAAACAGAAGGACATTATTCG agtaaaaaaattccaatttgataAAAGGAAGAAAGCTATTGAACATAGAAAACGTAAAATGGCTTCTGAAAAGAAGATTCAAGAAAGCAGAGATCAAGATTTACAATGTGCTATATTCag gGCTATGGAAGAGGCAGATTCTCTACTAGACCAGCTTGGTCCTGCCAAAATAGACACAGGAGACATTAGTAGTGAAACCCCTCCTGCGTCACCATCTTCACCGCCATTACAAGGTGTTAAACGGCCAAAAGATGATCAAATGGTTATTGAGGAATTGCATACATTAAACATGCAATTGAGAACTTTAATAGCACAACTTTTAACGCAGTTGGACGCTAGTGAACGACAAGTAGAAATGTTACGAGCTAGATTGCGAAAGTATGAGCCAGAAGATAATTTGGTACCAATTTCAACCATTAATGCAGGATCATCAACTAATGTTACAACAGCATCTGTACCTTCAGATATGGTTGTATCATCATTACCATATCTTGCTCCTCTTGAAATGccacattttaattttgataacctCTGA
- the LOC142325120 gene encoding nuclear receptor-binding factor 2-like isoform X1 has protein sequence MDNSSPLYLAHQNDRKAEIHIQFRRFDEALLCHQRASELLQHAMTLTNVTKALESLKLQQEYHNKQKDIIRVKKFQFDKRKKAIEHRKRKMASEKKIQESRDQDLQCAIFRAMEEADSLLDQLGPAKIDTGDISSETPPASPSSPPLQGVKRPKDDQMVIEELHTLNMQLRTLIAQLLTQLDASERQVEMLRARLRKYEPEDNLVPISTINAGSSTNVTTASVPSDMVVSSLPYLAPLEMPHFNFDNL, from the exons ATGGACAATAGTTCGCCTCTGTACTTG gctCATCAGAATGATAGGAAGGCTGAAATTCATATCCAGTTTAGAAGATTTGATGAAGCATTATTGTGCCACCAGCGTGCTTCTGAATTATTGCAGCATGCCATGACCTTGACCAATGTCACCAAGGCTTTAGAATCGCTTAAACTGCAACAAGAATACCATAATAAACAGAAGGACATTATTCG agtaaaaaaattccaatttgataAAAGGAAGAAAGCTATTGAACATAGAAAACGTAAAATGGCTTCTGAAAAGAAGATTCAAGAAAGCAGAGATCAAGATTTACAATGTGCTATATTCag gGCTATGGAAGAGGCAGATTCTCTACTAGACCAGCTTGGTCCTGCCAAAATAGACACAGGAGACATTAGTAGTGAAACCCCTCCTGCGTCACCATCTTCACCGCCATTACAAGGTGTTAAACGGCCAAAAGATGATCAAATGGTTATTGAGGAATTGCATACATTAAACATGCAATTGAGAACTTTAATAGCACAACTTTTAACGCAGTTGGACGCTAGTGAACGACAAGTAGAAATGTTACGAGCTAGATTGCGAAAGTATGAGCCAGAAGATAATTTGGTACCAATTTCAACCATTAATGCAGGATCATCAACTAATGTTACAACAGCATCTGTACCTTCAGATATGGTTGTATCATCATTACCATATCTTGCTCCTCTTGAAATGccacattttaattttgataacctCTGA
- the LOC142325120 gene encoding uncharacterized protein LOC142325120 isoform X3: MTLTNVTKALESLKLQQEYHNKQKDIIRVKKFQFDKRKKAIEHRKRKMASEKKIQESRDQDLQCAIFRAMEEADSLLDQLGPAKIDTGDISSETPPASPSSPPLQGVKRPKDDQMVIEELHTLNMQLRTLIAQLLTQLDASERQVEMLRARLRKYEPEDNLVPISTINAGSSTNVTTASVPSDMVVSSLPYLAPLEMPHFNFDNL; the protein is encoded by the exons ATGACCTTGACCAATGTCACCAAGGCTTTAGAATCGCTTAAACTGCAACAAGAATACCATAATAAACAGAAGGACATTATTCG agtaaaaaaattccaatttgataAAAGGAAGAAAGCTATTGAACATAGAAAACGTAAAATGGCTTCTGAAAAGAAGATTCAAGAAAGCAGAGATCAAGATTTACAATGTGCTATATTCag gGCTATGGAAGAGGCAGATTCTCTACTAGACCAGCTTGGTCCTGCCAAAATAGACACAGGAGACATTAGTAGTGAAACCCCTCCTGCGTCACCATCTTCACCGCCATTACAAGGTGTTAAACGGCCAAAAGATGATCAAATGGTTATTGAGGAATTGCATACATTAAACATGCAATTGAGAACTTTAATAGCACAACTTTTAACGCAGTTGGACGCTAGTGAACGACAAGTAGAAATGTTACGAGCTAGATTGCGAAAGTATGAGCCAGAAGATAATTTGGTACCAATTTCAACCATTAATGCAGGATCATCAACTAATGTTACAACAGCATCTGTACCTTCAGATATGGTTGTATCATCATTACCATATCTTGCTCCTCTTGAAATGccacattttaattttgataacctCTGA